CCCTGCGCTAGAGATGCTTGGGCAAGCTCAGCATGACCGCCTATCTGGAAGATTTAAAGTCCGGTTCAGAAGAAACTCCAATGCTCACGGGCCCGAGCAGGCCCGCCGGCAACAGCGGCTTGCCGGCGGCCGGCGACGCGGCCGGAGTCCAGGTCGGACGCTTGTCGGGCGCCAGGGCCTGGTCGCCGATGAGGCGGTTGGCCCAAGTATTGGTCACCAGGATACGGAGTTGGTTGTCGCCTTTTTTCACGGCCGAGGTAATGTCCACGCGGTAGGGCGCGGTCCAGGAAATGCCGCAGGGCACGCCATTGACCTGCACTTCGGCCAGATTGGCTACCTCTCCTAGTTCCAGCCACACGCGCTGCGGGCCACGCTTTTTGGGCTTCCAGCGGAAAGACGTCGTGTACTCAGCCGTGCCGGAGTAGTGGCGAATGGCGGCATCAGCGTGCTTGCTCCAATCGGTTAGCTGCGGAAAGGCAACGGGTTGCGGTGGTCCTCCGGCCTGGGTATCAAACTTCACCTGCCAGGAACCGGTCAGAGCTTGCACCGGCGTTACTTCCGTCCAGTTGCTGCCCGCGCGGGCGGCGGTTTGGGTAGTAGGTTGCCGCAACACGACGAACACCGAGCCGTTGCGTTCCAGCTGCAAAGGCAGACGGGTGCGGCCCTGGTCAATTTGCCACTGCCGGGCCACGCGGGTTTCGCCGGTGGCTGCCTCCCACAATTCCGGTATCCGGCCCGCCACGCGCAACGACAGCTCAACGGTGCGGGCGGAGTCAAGCTGGTTGGAGATGAAGTAGATGTCGAACCCCTCGCCGGCCCGGTGATTCCAGGCCAGGCCGCGGGCCGGCTGACCATTGGCGGCTGTGGCTACCACGTCGCGCGCCAGTCCCAGCGCGTCAAAGGAGGCCGCCGTATAGGGCCCCGTCACCACCCGGCCCCGCCCGTAGGACCGCGGCGTCACCGCCGTAGATGCAGTTGGGCCACTCGAGGCGGGCAGTTGCGCGGCCAGCTGCTGAATTTCCTGGTCGGCCTGGGGGTAGTTGCGCAACTCGGGGGAGTGAGTGGGGCGCCGGTTCAGCAGTACGGTAGCGCCGGCCTGCACCAGCTCCCGGAGCTTCTGGGCCACGGCCGCCGACATGGCCGTGCTGTCGGGCGCCAGCGGGTGGGCGCCGGGTACCACCAGCAAACCGTAGCTGGCCCCGCCCGGCAGCACGATGCGGCCGTTCTGCACGGTAGCCAGGCGCAGCAGCGCGTCTTTGTTAAACGAGTCGTAGGCATAGCCGTGCAGCGGGTCGACCAGCTGCTCAGCCGTGTACATATTGGCCGAGGCCGATACCTTTTCGGGCTGCTCGCGCATGGGCAGGCCCACGTTGGCCCGCCGCTGTTTTTCCTGGGCTACCGTGGCTGCCCCAAAAATGCCGGGCAGGGTCGAAACCAGCCGGTCGGGCAGCAGGGCGCGACGCGGGGTTTCCTCGCCGGTAAACACGGCTACGTCGACGACCGGGTGGCCGAGCTGGAGCAGGGCCTGGCAGCGGCGGGCATAGTCGACCCAGGCGCGGCCGGGCTTCCACCAGGTTTGGTCGCGTTGGAAAAACAGGCCGATGCCGCTGAGCGTCATGCCGGGCTTACGATCCAGCCAGGGGTTGTGCACAAACACATGGTACACCATCCGGTTGACGCCCAGCGCGTAGTTGCGGTCCTGCAGGGCCTTGAGCATGCCCGGGTGCTCGTCCCAGGCCAGCCGGAGCTCGGTAAAGGCCTCGGCCTGCACGATGTTCTTGCCGTAGATATGGCCCCCGGAAATGGCGTCGAGCATGTCGTTGGGCTTGTCGTGGGTGGGGCTGCGCAGCCAGAACTCGCCCATGGGCACGTCGGCGTGCTGGTAGTGCAGCAGCCCGTCACTGACCATCGTCGGGGCAATGGCCTCGGCCGAAAACGTGCAGCCCTTGG
Above is a genomic segment from Hymenobacter cellulosivorans containing:
- a CDS encoding glycosyl hydrolase, producing MNRWHSFARLSGLILGLAAGLGPGTARAQSAPTADDLEQVFKSPPEAARPWVFWYWMNAAVTPEGITADLEAMREAGIGGAYLMPIKGVENPPAITPPAVQLSPPWWQMVKHAMMEADRLGLKLAMHVSDGFALAGGPWITPELSMQKVVYSQTQVKGGRRISQVLPRAATVQNYYRDIAVYAYPTPTGATTNPKPQVTSNILGSKPELLAVTGNKEGLKTSEPGWIQYAYTQPFTCRSIRIRSNGYNYQANRLRVEASLDGRTFRLITQLTPPRSGWQDSSAVTHALPPTTARFFRFEFDPAGSEPGAEDLDAAKWKQSLKVTEIRLSPEARIHQYEGKNGEVWRVSQPTTARQLPDSLCVPLRKIINLTGQLDANGHLTWTAPSGNWTVLRVGHGSTGQINTTGGGARGLECDKFNPAAVKLQFDSWFGEAIRQGGPELAGRVLKMFHVDSWECGSQNWSTNFATEFRQRRGYDLLPYLPVLTGLPLESADVSERVLSDVRQTIAELVNDKFYVTLKEQAHAKGCTFSAEAIAPTMVSDGLLHYQHADVPMGEFWLRSPTHDKPNDMLDAISGGHIYGKNIVQAEAFTELRLAWDEHPGMLKALQDRNYALGVNRMVYHVFVHNPWLDRKPGMTLSGIGLFFQRDQTWWKPGRAWVDYARRCQALLQLGHPVVDVAVFTGEETPRRALLPDRLVSTLPGIFGAATVAQEKQRRANVGLPMREQPEKVSASANMYTAEQLVDPLHGYAYDSFNKDALLRLATVQNGRIVLPGGASYGLLVVPGAHPLAPDSTAMSAAVAQKLRELVQAGATVLLNRRPTHSPELRNYPQADQEIQQLAAQLPASSGPTASTAVTPRSYGRGRVVTGPYTAASFDALGLARDVVATAANGQPARGLAWNHRAGEGFDIYFISNQLDSARTVELSLRVAGRIPELWEAATGETRVARQWQIDQGRTRLPLQLERNGSVFVVLRQPTTQTAARAGSNWTEVTPVQALTGSWQVKFDTQAGGPPQPVAFPQLTDWSKHADAAIRHYSGTAEYTTSFRWKPKKRGPQRVWLELGEVANLAEVQVNGVPCGISWTAPYRVDITSAVKKGDNQLRILVTNTWANRLIGDQALAPDKRPTWTPAASPAAGKPLLPAGLLGPVSIGVSSEPDFKSSR